The following coding sequences are from one Halobacteriovorax sp. JY17 window:
- the lptB gene encoding LPS export ABC transporter ATP-binding protein — protein MEERSFLEATNLRKTYSGRTVVKDVSLRVEQGEIVGLLGPNGAGKTTSFYMIVGLVRADEGRIELSGDELTEYPIHIRALKGVGYLPQEASVFRDLTVEENIYAVLENRKLPKVKRQNLLESLLEDFGLGHIRKSLGSALSGGERRRVEIARALALEPRFILLDEPFAGVDPLAVSDIQGVIRSLKNRNIGVLITDHNVRETLGIVDRAYIMNSGELLVSGTPDEIVNNERARKFYLGDEFKM, from the coding sequence ATGGAAGAAAGAAGCTTTCTAGAGGCCACCAACCTCAGGAAAACCTACTCGGGTAGAACTGTCGTAAAAGACGTAAGCCTTAGAGTAGAACAAGGTGAAATTGTCGGTCTCTTAGGACCTAATGGAGCTGGAAAAACTACATCATTTTATATGATTGTAGGATTAGTAAGGGCAGATGAAGGAAGGATAGAACTTTCTGGAGATGAACTCACTGAGTATCCAATTCATATTAGAGCACTTAAAGGGGTAGGCTACTTACCACAGGAAGCTTCTGTCTTTAGAGATTTAACAGTGGAAGAAAATATCTACGCTGTTTTAGAGAATAGAAAATTGCCTAAAGTGAAAAGGCAGAATCTACTCGAATCTCTACTGGAAGATTTTGGACTAGGACATATTAGAAAGTCACTTGGTTCAGCACTTTCAGGAGGGGAAAGAAGAAGGGTTGAGATAGCAAGAGCACTGGCATTGGAGCCAAGGTTTATACTTCTCGATGAGCCCTTCGCTGGTGTTGACCCGCTTGCGGTAAGTGACATCCAGGGAGTGATTCGAAGTTTAAAGAATAGAAATATTGGAGTCTTGATCACAGACCATAATGTAAGGGAAACCTTAGGGATTGTTGATAGGGCCTATATTATGAATAGTGGTGAACTACTTGTTAGTGGAACACCAGATGAAATTGTAAATAATGAAAGAGCACGGAAGTTCTATTTGGGTGACGAATTTAAGATGTAA
- the miaB gene encoding tRNA (N6-isopentenyl adenosine(37)-C2)-methylthiotransferase MiaB, whose amino-acid sequence MDTTEAPSGLGLRTIDGPREEWFTDEKSGVRLVQMGEVIFPPRKVWMKTYGCQMNYHDTDRIMAHLKNLNFTQTEEVEDADLVLFNTCAVRDLANNKFYSHLGNMKHQKAAKKDNLVVGVGGCVAQTEGKELIQKYKHLDFAFGPDTIDSINDMVYRTYAGDSKFFINSWDRSENFSIETKISHGTPQAFVNIIKGCNKYCTYCIVPYTRGKERSRKVNEVVEDIRRLVKYQGIQEVTLLGQNVNSFGKENGESLAQLILELEKLEGLEIIRYTTSHPYDISDELIMTHGVSKKLSKHLHLPIQSGSNTVLKRMNREYTVEHYLDRVAKLREIQPDIIISTDIIAGFVNETNEEHEATLKLLDDAKFDFIYSYAYSKRNKTRAARSEDHLTDDIRGARLREIQLHQLKIQADVRKEMEGKTFRILVEGKRTFKGETKWKGRTNCNRIVHFLPKDPEQNLQWNWVDVKVIETTALSCQGELQTVIGKRIPTLQ is encoded by the coding sequence ATGGATACTACTGAAGCACCAAGCGGATTGGGACTTAGAACTATTGATGGACCAAGAGAAGAATGGTTTACTGATGAAAAGTCAGGAGTTCGATTAGTTCAAATGGGAGAAGTTATATTTCCTCCACGAAAAGTGTGGATGAAAACATACGGCTGTCAGATGAATTACCATGATACAGACAGAATTATGGCACACCTTAAAAACTTGAACTTTACTCAAACCGAAGAAGTTGAAGACGCCGATCTTGTTCTCTTCAATACATGTGCTGTTAGGGATCTTGCAAATAATAAATTCTATTCACATCTTGGAAATATGAAGCATCAGAAAGCAGCGAAGAAAGATAATCTAGTTGTTGGAGTTGGTGGTTGTGTTGCTCAAACTGAAGGAAAGGAATTAATTCAAAAATATAAACATTTAGACTTTGCTTTTGGGCCAGACACAATTGATTCAATAAACGATATGGTTTATAGAACTTATGCTGGAGACTCAAAGTTCTTTATCAATAGCTGGGATAGATCAGAAAATTTTTCTATTGAAACAAAAATTTCTCATGGAACACCACAGGCCTTCGTGAATATTATCAAAGGTTGTAATAAATATTGCACATATTGTATCGTTCCTTATACTCGTGGAAAAGAGCGTTCAAGAAAAGTAAATGAAGTCGTAGAAGATATTAGAAGACTTGTTAAGTATCAAGGTATTCAAGAAGTGACTTTACTTGGACAAAATGTGAATTCATTTGGAAAAGAAAATGGAGAGTCACTTGCCCAACTTATACTTGAACTTGAAAAACTAGAAGGACTGGAGATCATAAGATATACAACTAGTCATCCTTATGACATCTCAGATGAGCTAATTATGACTCATGGAGTTTCAAAGAAGCTATCAAAACATCTTCATCTTCCAATTCAATCAGGATCAAATACTGTCTTAAAGAGAATGAATAGAGAGTATACAGTTGAGCACTACTTGGACCGAGTGGCGAAGCTTAGAGAGATTCAACCTGATATAATTATTTCGACAGATATTATCGCGGGATTTGTTAATGAAACAAATGAAGAACATGAGGCAACTCTAAAACTCTTAGATGATGCGAAGTTTGATTTCATTTACTCATATGCCTATTCTAAGAGAAATAAGACTAGGGCCGCTAGATCTGAAGATCATTTAACTGATGATATTCGCGGAGCAAGACTTAGAGAGATTCAACTTCACCAATTAAAAATTCAGGCCGATGTTAGAAAAGAAATGGAAGGTAAGACTTTTAGAATTCTAGTTGAAGGAAAGAGAACTTTTAAAGGTGAAACAAAGTGGAAGGGAAGAACTAATTGCAATAGAATTGTTCACTTTCTGCCGAAGGATCCAGAACAAAATCTTCAGTGGAATTGGGTAGATGTGAAAGTCATTGAGACAACGGCCCTCTCTTGCCAAGGAGAATTACAAACCGTAATAGGGAAGAGAATACCAACACTCCAGTAA
- the raiA gene encoding ribosome-associated translation inhibitor RaiA — protein MKVTITFLHLEHTQSLDDRIHEKSAKLKKFIDGEINLKWSCYVKEGNHYAEVDLGGPTFHYHATGHSDSLYKTIDVVVDKLEKQLQKKKGKWKNSKQRQGVREMQINDPEMAWAEYDEDYVA, from the coding sequence ATGAAAGTGACTATCACATTTCTTCATTTAGAGCACACTCAATCACTTGACGACAGAATCCACGAAAAGTCAGCTAAGCTTAAGAAGTTTATTGACGGTGAGATTAATCTAAAGTGGAGTTGCTACGTGAAAGAGGGCAACCACTACGCAGAAGTAGACCTTGGTGGACCGACTTTCCATTATCATGCAACGGGACACTCCGACAGCCTTTATAAGACTATTGATGTAGTTGTTGATAAATTAGAGAAACAATTACAAAAGAAGAAAGGCAAGTGGAAAAACAGTAAGCAGAGACAAGGCGTTAGGGAAATGCAAATCAATGACCCTGAAATGGCCTGGGCAGAGTACGACGAAGATTACGTAGCTTAA
- the clpA gene encoding ATP-dependent Clp protease ATP-binding subunit ClpA, whose protein sequence is MMSKKLEEIINQAIQIANEKSHEYLTLETVLIAMLDDDQVIDVLHDLGANVDEIQEDLVTFLNDQSNFSILTEDQVQNLSKQQFVDEELRKLASENGIKYQPEISLSLQRVIQRAAIHVQSSGKRHIMGINILISMFQEKESFALYSIQKHGIERFDVVKYIAHGADEPTSSDDEYVDNSEVEGGITPSRLRKEKKENAALEEYCVNLNILARKNKIDPLIGRSSELDRIVEILCRRRKNNPLLVGEAGVGKTAIVEGLAKCIEEGSVPEVLNGTTIFSLDMAALLAGAKFRGDFEQRLKNVLKELDDIQEKGERAILFIDEIHTVMGAGATNGGSMDASNLLKPALSSGKVKCIGSTTHDEFRKFIEKDHAFSRRFQKIDVDEPSLEDTYQILKGLKSKFEDHHGVKYSNVVLRTAVDLSNKFLGDRKNPDKSIDVIDEVGARVHLLPKNKRKKNITKKDIEAIISKLAKIPEISVTGNDRDRLKNLKSNLDLVIYGQDEAVVKVSDAIVLSRSGLGHEGKPMASFLFAGPTGVGKTELARQLAHNLGSHLERFDMSEYMEKHSVSKLIGAPPGYVGYDNGGILTDAVKKNPHCILLLDEIEKAHPDIYNILLQVMDHGSLTDAQGRTTDFKNTVIIMTTNAGAKQMEAGSIGLGQAKSEGNTAKRDQTLKNFFSPEFRNRLDAIIHFNKLGNEFIVKIVDKFLLDLESRLASKNVEIEVTENARQWLAKTGYDPKMGARPIGRIIDQQIKKPLSNEVLFGELSKGGKVIIDLDHKDEITFKYS, encoded by the coding sequence ATGATGTCAAAAAAGCTAGAAGAAATTATTAATCAAGCTATTCAAATTGCAAATGAAAAAAGTCATGAGTACTTAACTCTCGAAACCGTTCTCATTGCAATGTTAGATGATGATCAGGTAATTGACGTTCTTCACGACTTGGGTGCCAATGTAGATGAGATTCAGGAAGACTTAGTTACATTTTTAAATGATCAATCAAATTTCAGTATTCTAACAGAGGATCAAGTTCAAAATCTAAGTAAGCAGCAATTTGTAGACGAAGAACTTAGAAAGCTTGCTAGTGAAAATGGAATAAAATATCAACCAGAAATTTCTCTTTCTCTACAAAGAGTTATTCAAAGAGCTGCTATACACGTTCAGTCTTCTGGAAAGAGACATATTATGGGAATTAATATTCTTATTTCGATGTTTCAAGAGAAAGAAAGCTTTGCTCTCTACTCAATTCAAAAACATGGTATCGAAAGATTCGATGTTGTGAAATATATTGCACACGGAGCAGATGAGCCAACTTCAAGTGATGATGAGTATGTTGACAACTCTGAGGTCGAAGGCGGAATAACACCTTCTAGACTTAGAAAAGAGAAAAAAGAGAATGCTGCGCTTGAAGAGTATTGTGTAAATCTCAATATTCTAGCTAGAAAAAATAAAATTGATCCTCTCATTGGACGAAGTTCTGAGTTGGACCGAATTGTTGAAATTCTTTGCAGAAGACGAAAGAATAATCCTCTTCTAGTTGGAGAGGCCGGGGTCGGAAAGACCGCAATTGTTGAAGGACTTGCTAAATGTATTGAAGAAGGAAGTGTTCCTGAAGTTCTTAATGGAACTACTATATTTAGTTTAGATATGGCCGCTCTACTTGCTGGAGCTAAGTTTCGTGGAGACTTTGAGCAGCGACTAAAAAATGTTTTAAAAGAATTAGATGATATTCAAGAGAAAGGTGAGAGAGCAATTCTCTTCATTGATGAAATTCATACCGTAATGGGAGCAGGAGCAACTAATGGTGGAAGTATGGATGCTTCAAATCTCTTGAAGCCAGCGCTTTCATCCGGAAAAGTAAAATGTATTGGAAGTACAACACATGATGAATTTAGAAAATTTATCGAAAAGGATCATGCTTTTAGTCGTAGGTTCCAAAAAATTGATGTGGATGAGCCGTCTTTAGAAGATACTTACCAAATTCTAAAAGGTCTTAAGTCTAAGTTTGAAGATCACCATGGTGTGAAGTATTCAAATGTTGTCTTAAGAACAGCTGTTGATCTTTCAAATAAATTTCTAGGGGATAGAAAAAATCCTGATAAGTCTATTGATGTTATCGATGAGGTCGGTGCGAGAGTTCACTTACTTCCAAAGAATAAGAGAAAGAAAAATATAACAAAGAAAGATATCGAAGCTATTATTTCGAAACTGGCTAAGATTCCAGAGATTAGTGTTACTGGAAATGATAGGGATCGTTTAAAGAATTTAAAGTCTAATCTTGATCTCGTTATTTATGGACAAGATGAAGCCGTTGTAAAGGTCTCAGATGCTATTGTCCTCTCTCGATCAGGTCTTGGGCATGAAGGTAAGCCAATGGCGAGTTTTCTCTTCGCAGGACCTACTGGGGTCGGTAAAACGGAATTAGCGAGACAATTAGCGCACAATTTAGGTTCTCATTTAGAAAGATTTGATATGTCTGAATATATGGAGAAGCATTCAGTTTCTAAATTGATTGGAGCGCCTCCAGGTTATGTTGGATATGATAACGGGGGAATACTAACTGACGCTGTAAAGAAGAATCCACATTGTATTTTATTACTAGATGAAATTGAGAAAGCTCATCCAGATATTTATAATATTCTTCTTCAGGTCATGGATCATGGATCTCTAACTGATGCGCAGGGAAGAACAACTGATTTTAAGAACACTGTCATTATTATGACAACAAATGCTGGTGCTAAACAAATGGAAGCAGGGTCTATTGGCTTAGGACAAGCAAAGTCAGAAGGTAATACTGCTAAGAGAGACCAAACTCTTAAGAACTTCTTTAGCCCAGAGTTTAGAAATAGACTGGATGCAATCATACACTTTAATAAATTAGGTAATGAATTTATAGTGAAGATTGTTGATAAGTTTTTACTCGATTTAGAAAGTAGACTTGCTTCTAAGAATGTTGAAATTGAAGTAACTGAGAATGCTAGACAGTGGTTAGCTAAGACTGGTTATGATCCTAAGATGGGAGCAAGACCTATTGGAAGAATTATTGATCAGCAAATAAAGAAGCCACTTTCAAATGAAGTTCTATTTGGTGAACTATCGAAAGGCGGAAAAGTTATTATCGATTTAGACCACAAAGATGAAATTACTTTTAAATATTCCTAA
- the clpS gene encoding ATP-dependent Clp protease adapter ClpS, with product MNNLDDRRFNPILSEEDEYGEGGVATIKKVKIKKPRKYKVLIHNDDYTTMEFVIYILQKVFAKNLEEAQAIMLKVHNEGIGICGVYSFEIAETKAEKVNQEAKENGHPLKCTIEPEA from the coding sequence ATGAATAACCTTGACGATAGAAGATTCAACCCCATCTTAAGTGAGGAGGATGAGTACGGCGAAGGAGGTGTCGCCACTATTAAAAAGGTTAAAATTAAGAAGCCTCGTAAATATAAAGTACTCATTCATAATGATGACTACACCACCATGGAATTTGTCATCTATATTTTGCAGAAAGTTTTTGCAAAGAACTTAGAAGAAGCTCAAGCAATTATGCTTAAAGTACACAACGAAGGAATTGGTATTTGTGGAGTTTATAGCTTTGAAATTGCAGAGACGAAAGCAGAGAAGGTAAATCAAGAAGCGAAGGAGAACGGTCACCCGTTGAAGTGCACTATTGAACCAGAAGCCTAA
- the lptC gene encoding LPS export ABC transporter periplasmic protein LptC translates to MLNIIKKSVIVFSFLLTMGFIALWGESVEWKRSQALKNQGQDDSQNYDQESYFETVSFYRVKDQKPVLHLDAKELSMNSATGKSLFVEPRGVAFTNNGEPVQYEARKGFLFRQEDQVIFENEVKFNMETSTLTADKTIYHMNKDEIVSTGNVETTSISMKNKSKEDIKVWSNSAVTWPSKDRSRYQGDVRGIIKRKRVYEESIRFKAQQVDVNMVTLQIDLLEKVHLEKQQLKADSHRGEIFLENYNKKLKYFVLYDDVKVVEKVKLEKDGRVSSFERRAFGEKLEGMMSESKIILTGYPKVFQQSDVITGNKIVLRENNEVVEVDDANTNFILR, encoded by the coding sequence TTGCTTAATATTATCAAGAAATCAGTCATTGTCTTTAGTTTCTTACTTACCATGGGTTTCATAGCTCTATGGGGTGAAAGTGTAGAATGGAAGAGATCTCAGGCCTTAAAAAATCAAGGTCAAGACGATTCACAGAATTACGATCAAGAAAGTTACTTTGAAACTGTTTCATTTTATCGAGTAAAAGATCAGAAGCCAGTTCTTCACTTAGATGCCAAAGAACTTTCTATGAATTCAGCGACGGGGAAATCTCTCTTTGTTGAACCCCGTGGTGTTGCCTTCACTAATAATGGGGAACCTGTTCAGTATGAAGCCAGAAAAGGTTTTCTCTTTAGGCAGGAAGACCAAGTCATTTTTGAAAACGAAGTGAAGTTCAATATGGAAACTTCAACTTTAACTGCGGATAAAACAATCTATCATATGAATAAAGACGAAATCGTTTCAACAGGAAATGTAGAAACGACGAGTATTTCCATGAAGAACAAGAGTAAGGAAGATATTAAGGTCTGGTCCAATAGTGCTGTCACTTGGCCTTCAAAAGATAGAAGTCGCTATCAGGGTGATGTGAGAGGAATCATTAAAAGAAAACGTGTTTACGAGGAAAGTATTAGGTTTAAGGCCCAACAAGTTGACGTAAATATGGTGACTCTACAAATCGATTTACTTGAAAAAGTGCACTTGGAAAAACAACAACTTAAGGCGGATTCTCACCGCGGAGAAATATTTCTGGAAAACTATAACAAAAAGCTCAAGTATTTCGTTCTTTATGACGATGTGAAGGTTGTAGAGAAAGTAAAACTGGAAAAGGATGGTCGTGTTTCCTCCTTTGAAAGACGTGCTTTTGGTGAAAAACTTGAGGGTATGATGAGTGAGAGTAAAATTATTCTCACTGGCTACCCGAAGGTTTTTCAACAAAGTGATGTAATTACTGGAAATAAAATAGTGCTCCGTGAGAATAACGAAGTTGTTGAAGTAGATGATGCGAACACTAATTTTATACTAAGGTAA
- a CDS encoding aminopeptidase gives MVTLKLFLFSSLLFLSSCAKFGYLVEQGTGQVKLLATAKENESILNDVRYSKKDKDKIKKIQVYKKYFYKYWNKKETSIYNKTTILHDAAVTYLVISSDFDKIEARKECFPIMGCFPYLGFFKKSSADSFAADLNRKGIVTYTRPVYAYSTLGYFTDTILSSFFYFDDFELAELIFHELFHTIFFIKDEVELNENLANYFGKEMALEYFKDDLRLKERVKEESQLNKEMAKNLVQLARKLDKDLRAQNFKTIEEANPFVEKFVKEVIKPKLKSTCKSFQIADDKCYYLKREWNQASLAAFMTYENKVDELLVLRNRISGDLKDFFHYIEKEFNEFERADKEKSFSKWLFNKNRSSDEKAYSLN, from the coding sequence TTGGTTACTTTAAAACTCTTCCTCTTTTCATCTCTTTTATTTCTTAGTTCATGCGCAAAATTTGGCTACTTGGTTGAGCAGGGAACTGGACAAGTCAAGTTGCTTGCAACGGCTAAAGAAAATGAAAGTATTCTAAACGATGTAAGATATTCTAAGAAAGACAAAGACAAGATTAAGAAAATTCAAGTTTATAAAAAGTACTTCTATAAGTATTGGAATAAGAAAGAAACTAGTATTTATAATAAGACAACGATTCTTCACGATGCTGCTGTCACTTATTTAGTTATTTCTTCTGACTTTGATAAAATTGAAGCGAGGAAGGAGTGCTTTCCAATTATGGGATGTTTTCCTTATTTAGGTTTTTTTAAGAAGTCTTCTGCCGATTCTTTTGCTGCAGATTTAAATAGGAAAGGAATTGTTACATATACTCGACCTGTCTATGCATATTCTACTTTAGGCTACTTCACAGACACAATACTTTCTTCTTTCTTTTACTTTGATGACTTTGAATTAGCAGAACTGATTTTTCATGAATTATTTCACACTATCTTCTTCATCAAAGATGAAGTTGAGCTTAATGAGAACTTGGCCAACTACTTTGGAAAAGAAATGGCCTTAGAATATTTCAAAGATGATTTAAGATTGAAAGAGAGAGTAAAAGAAGAAAGTCAGTTAAATAAAGAAATGGCCAAGAATTTAGTTCAATTGGCCAGAAAGTTAGATAAGGACTTAAGAGCTCAAAATTTTAAAACAATAGAGGAAGCTAATCCTTTTGTTGAGAAATTTGTTAAAGAAGTTATTAAGCCTAAGCTGAAGTCTACTTGTAAGTCATTCCAAATTGCTGACGATAAGTGTTATTATCTCAAGAGAGAGTGGAACCAGGCTTCTTTGGCAGCATTTATGACTTATGAAAATAAAGTAGATGAATTATTAGTTCTACGAAACCGAATATCAGGTGACCTAAAAGACTTTTTTCATTATATTGAAAAAGAGTTCAATGAATTTGAAAGAGCAGATAAGGAGAAGAGTTTCTCTAAGTGGCTCTTCAATAAAAATAGGTCTTCAGATGAAAAAGCATATTCTCTTAATTGA
- the rpoN gene encoding RNA polymerase factor sigma-54 gives MAVKISQSLKQSQNLMMTPQLQQAIKLLTLTHLEMTSVIAEEMVENPMLEEFGNGNESPDKKSEDDYNVEKLESQGAEARSENFDEAPVISKDDDFDWQKYVETYNNSSSTPSMVGPASNDDTPNYENIISKGKSLADHLEWQLRMEELTDQELDLGIEIIHNINDDGYLGVSYDEIISKTELDRDHAFDVFEMVQRFDPVGCGAANLTDCLLAQARIAEERSPLLEKIITFHLEDLHRKDFTKISKETGASTDIIMETAKLLHQFHPKPGRLIADQDTHYITPDIYVVEVGGEFVVQVNDEGIPRLRISKLYQELLATSKGEKSEASEYVMDKLKSARWLLKSIQTRQQTIYKVSKAIVRQQQEFFKKGPKYLKPMILKDVANEIGMHESTVSRVTTNKYMHTPIGLFELKYFFNTGIGGKNGADDISSEVLKLKIKELVANESPKKPLSDQKIADLLSRDDVKVARRTVAKYREMLGIESSSKRKVKS, from the coding sequence ATGGCAGTTAAGATCTCACAAAGTCTTAAACAATCTCAAAACTTGATGATGACGCCGCAATTGCAGCAGGCGATCAAGCTCTTAACGTTAACTCACCTTGAAATGACTTCTGTTATTGCCGAAGAGATGGTTGAAAATCCAATGCTCGAAGAGTTTGGTAATGGAAACGAATCTCCTGATAAAAAGTCTGAAGACGATTACAATGTTGAAAAATTAGAAAGCCAAGGAGCAGAAGCAAGAAGTGAGAACTTCGATGAAGCTCCAGTTATTTCAAAAGATGATGACTTTGATTGGCAAAAGTATGTAGAGACTTATAATAATTCTTCATCGACACCTTCGATGGTTGGTCCTGCTTCAAATGACGATACACCAAATTATGAAAATATTATTTCTAAAGGAAAGTCTCTTGCGGATCACCTTGAGTGGCAACTTCGCATGGAAGAGCTTACTGATCAAGAGCTAGATCTTGGAATTGAAATTATTCACAATATTAACGACGATGGATATCTTGGAGTTTCGTACGATGAGATTATTTCTAAGACTGAACTAGATAGAGATCACGCATTTGATGTTTTTGAAATGGTTCAACGTTTTGACCCTGTTGGGTGTGGAGCTGCAAACTTAACAGACTGTCTTCTTGCTCAAGCAAGAATTGCTGAAGAGAGATCTCCACTATTAGAAAAAATAATTACTTTTCACCTAGAAGATCTTCACCGAAAAGACTTTACTAAAATTAGTAAAGAAACTGGTGCTTCGACAGATATTATTATGGAGACAGCAAAACTTCTTCATCAATTTCATCCAAAGCCAGGTCGTTTAATTGCCGATCAAGATACTCACTATATTACTCCTGATATCTATGTTGTAGAAGTTGGAGGAGAGTTCGTGGTTCAGGTTAACGATGAAGGGATACCACGTCTTAGAATTTCAAAACTCTATCAAGAGTTACTTGCGACTTCAAAAGGTGAAAAGAGTGAAGCAAGTGAATACGTTATGGATAAGCTTAAATCTGCAAGATGGCTTCTAAAGTCTATTCAAACTAGACAACAAACAATTTATAAAGTTTCAAAAGCAATTGTGAGACAACAGCAAGAATTTTTTAAGAAAGGTCCAAAGTATTTAAAGCCTATGATTCTTAAAGACGTCGCCAATGAAATTGGAATGCATGAATCGACAGTTTCAAGAGTAACTACAAATAAATATATGCACACTCCAATTGGACTATTTGAATTAAAGTACTTCTTTAATACAGGAATCGGTGGAAAAAATGGGGCTGATGATATTTCGAGTGAAGTTCTAAAGCTTAAAATTAAAGAACTTGTTGCTAATGAGAGTCCTAAGAAGCCTCTGTCTGATCAGAAAATTGCCGACCTTTTAAGTCGTGATGACGTTAAGGTTGCAAGAAGAACAGTAGCTAAGTACCGAGAGATGCTAGGAATCGAATCTTCTTCAAAAAGAAAGGTAAAATCTTAA
- a CDS encoding autotransporter domain-containing protein — MRLKISTILLTLLLSLNSYAMIELGMDFSYDKDVFGTNRDSKNTSRTWSGSIATYLWQYTALEINYMENSDKTVINETVTYDDLDISILGQQTNIETKSYGLGLRQSFASRKALIQPSISLGYARTFKRTQTNYTVRSDISGNSFTSVSPEIKQRQDSMFGTFSLKFRLTQRLSLRGSIQTYIRAFDWNSAKDDLRYTAGFTWLL, encoded by the coding sequence ATGCGCTTAAAAATTTCTACAATTCTATTAACATTACTACTTTCATTGAATTCATATGCCATGATTGAACTTGGAATGGATTTTAGTTATGACAAAGATGTTTTTGGAACTAATAGAGATAGTAAGAATACATCTAGAACTTGGTCTGGCTCAATTGCTACTTACCTTTGGCAGTATACAGCTCTTGAAATTAATTACATGGAAAATAGTGATAAGACAGTGATCAATGAAACTGTTACTTATGATGATTTAGATATTTCAATATTAGGACAACAAACCAATATTGAAACTAAATCCTACGGTTTAGGACTTAGACAATCATTTGCATCTAGAAAAGCATTAATTCAACCTTCAATTAGTCTTGGTTACGCTAGGACTTTTAAAAGAACTCAAACGAACTATACGGTAAGAAGTGATATTTCCGGAAATAGCTTCACATCAGTCTCTCCAGAAATTAAGCAAAGGCAAGACTCTATGTTTGGAACCTTTAGTTTGAAATTTAGATTAACTCAAAGACTTAGTTTAAGAGGTTCTATTCAAACCTATATTAGGGCCTTTGACTGGAATAGTGCTAAAGATGATTTAAGATACACTGCTGGCTTCACTTGGTTACTTTAA
- a CDS encoding TerB family tellurite resistance protein — MSFWDIFIGKTESKPISKLQSSILEQFPNYTEEKRILLTCLAGLCARVAYVDFDISSTEKEAIERSLIQWMNLSEKEADFVASKALEEVKELSGIEPRKYCTALNDILDNSEKLHVLETLFQVSAADGNVEEHESEEIRIITTGFLLEHKHFIAARATVAKFIGALK, encoded by the coding sequence ATGAGTTTTTGGGACATATTTATTGGAAAAACGGAGTCAAAACCGATTTCCAAACTACAATCAAGCATACTTGAGCAATTTCCTAACTATACAGAGGAAAAGCGTATTCTCCTCACTTGTCTAGCCGGACTTTGTGCAAGAGTCGCTTATGTTGACTTCGACATTTCATCAACTGAAAAAGAAGCTATTGAAAGATCTTTAATACAATGGATGAACCTAAGCGAGAAAGAGGCTGACTTTGTTGCAAGTAAGGCCTTAGAAGAAGTTAAGGAATTATCAGGTATTGAGCCTAGAAAATATTGTACAGCTTTAAATGATATCTTAGACAATTCAGAAAAACTACATGTCTTAGAAACACTCTTTCAAGTTTCAGCAGCAGATGGAAATGTAGAAGAACATGAAAGCGAAGAAATTAGAATCATAACAACTGGGTTTCTCTTAGAACATAAACACTTCATTGCGGCGAGAGCAACTGTTGCAAAATTTATTGGAGCACTTAAATAA